Proteins found in one Actinomycetota bacterium genomic segment:
- a CDS encoding lactate utilization protein, which yields MRSRVPHAHRGRGAPAGNPPARAPRSRGARQVSTRKRRGDGGVAYLDVQGTLRERTVDALRDRTLRGNLDSATTSWGESRDAMRSDYGLDEMRERAREIRRSNIRNLPALLSEMQAKVREAGGTVVRAVDGAEACRYITGLAQARGVKVVAKSKSMATEEIKLNEALEDARIEVVETDLGEWILQLASEHPSHIIAPAVHLNREQVAALFREEAGTDDVPDDREGLVAHARVRLREKFAEAGIGVSGVNLGVASTGTVCVLENEGNARLVTSQPRIHVAVMGMERVVADWDEAAHILQVLPMAAIGQDAANYVNLITGPRRDGEADGPEEFHLVIIDGGRGALRGTEFEEALSCIRCGACLYSCPMWRSVGGQAYGSPYSGPIGAVITPLLEGPSSPASRDLPFMSSLCGACGEACPVGIPLQDLLVRARARSSSPATRKSGMAFRAWSRLWRRPSTYRAWMAGWRLMLRARGKDGWATDLPGPGAGWTQVRDMPTRWPPRR from the coding sequence ATGCGATCTCGGGTGCCTCATGCACATCGTGGGCGTGGCGCACCGGCAGGGAATCCCCCTGCGCGCGCGCCACGTAGCCGAGGTGCTCGACAGGTGAGCACGCGCAAGCGGCGCGGCGATGGCGGGGTGGCCTACCTCGACGTGCAGGGCACGCTGCGCGAGCGCACGGTGGATGCCCTGCGCGACCGAACCCTTCGCGGCAACCTTGACTCCGCCACCACCAGCTGGGGTGAGAGCCGCGACGCCATGCGCAGCGATTACGGGCTGGACGAAATGCGGGAGCGCGCGCGCGAGATACGCCGCTCGAACATCCGCAACTTGCCGGCGCTGCTCAGCGAGATGCAGGCGAAGGTGCGCGAGGCCGGGGGCACCGTGGTGCGCGCGGTCGACGGAGCGGAGGCCTGCCGCTACATCACCGGCCTGGCGCAGGCGCGCGGGGTGAAGGTGGTGGCCAAGAGCAAGTCGATGGCCACCGAGGAGATCAAGCTCAACGAGGCGCTCGAGGATGCTCGAATCGAGGTGGTGGAGACCGACCTCGGGGAGTGGATCCTCCAGCTGGCCAGCGAGCACCCGAGCCACATCATCGCCCCGGCGGTGCACCTCAACCGCGAGCAGGTGGCGGCGCTCTTCCGCGAGGAGGCCGGCACCGACGACGTGCCCGACGACCGCGAGGGGCTCGTTGCCCATGCGCGCGTGCGCCTTCGCGAGAAGTTCGCCGAGGCGGGCATCGGGGTATCGGGGGTGAACCTGGGCGTGGCATCCACCGGCACGGTGTGCGTGCTGGAGAACGAGGGCAACGCGCGCCTGGTCACATCGCAGCCGCGAATCCACGTGGCCGTGATGGGCATGGAGCGCGTGGTGGCCGACTGGGACGAGGCCGCGCACATCCTTCAGGTGCTGCCCATGGCGGCCATCGGCCAGGACGCCGCCAACTACGTGAACCTCATCACCGGGCCCCGCCGCGATGGCGAGGCCGACGGCCCGGAGGAGTTCCACCTGGTCATCATCGACGGCGGGCGCGGCGCTCTTCGCGGCACGGAGTTCGAGGAGGCCCTCTCGTGCATCCGCTGCGGGGCGTGCCTCTACTCGTGCCCCATGTGGCGATCGGTGGGCGGCCAGGCCTACGGATCGCCCTACTCCGGGCCCATCGGGGCCGTCATCACGCCGCTGCTTGAGGGGCCATCCTCCCCCGCATCCCGCGACCTGCCGTTCATGTCGTCGCTGTGCGGCGCCTGCGGCGAGGCCTGCCCGGTGGGAATCCCCCTTCAGGACCTTCTGGTGCGCGCCCGCGCCCGGTCGTCGTCCCCCGCCACCCGTAAGTCGGGCATGGCCTTCCGCGCGTGGAGCCGCCTGTGGCGGCGGCCCAGCACCTACCGGGCCTGGATGGCCGGCTGGCGCCTGATGCTGCGCGCCCGCGGCAAGGATGGCTGGGCCACCGACCTGCCCGGGCCCGGCGCCGGCTGGACCCAGGTGCGCGACATGCCCACCCGGTGGCCCCCGCGCAGGTGA
- the smpB gene encoding SsrA-binding protein SmpB produces the protein MGKKGKTKGGAKAPARKDIAQNRKALHEYEILDRYEAGIALTGTEVKGLRESGAMIREAYAQVINGEVFLVGAHISDYGPAGGRGHDPQRTRRLLLHRREIDKIAGRLSEAGVTLIPLRMYFNDDGRAKIELGLGRGRTQYDKRVAIKDREMKRELSRANARRGRG, from the coding sequence ATGGGCAAGAAGGGCAAGACCAAGGGCGGCGCCAAGGCTCCCGCCCGCAAGGACATCGCGCAGAACCGCAAGGCCCTGCACGAGTACGAGATCCTCGACCGCTACGAGGCCGGCATCGCCCTGACCGGAACCGAGGTGAAGGGCCTGCGCGAGAGCGGCGCGATGATCCGCGAGGCCTACGCGCAGGTCATCAACGGCGAGGTGTTCCTCGTGGGCGCGCACATCAGCGACTACGGCCCTGCGGGCGGGCGCGGCCACGACCCCCAGCGCACCCGCCGCCTGCTGCTGCACCGCCGCGAGATCGACAAGATCGCCGGCCGGCTCAGCGAGGCCGGCGTCACGCTCATCCCGCTGCGCATGTACTTCAACGATGACGGACGGGCCAAGATCGAGCTCGGCCTCGGCCGCGGGCGCACCCAGTACGACAAGCGCGTGGCAATCAAGGATCGCGAGATGAAGCGCGAGCTGTCACGGGCCAACGCCCGGAGGGGCAGGGGCTGA
- a CDS encoding RNB domain-containing ribonuclease produces MARGRTGAQFVAEMVPAGRRMAARPAFEAGPEVPLIKARRGDARMGDLVTARMKGGGCEVVAIHGPATQAGAAIRALIAHEGLGRGFGPKARDEAQAAARTRDEPDADRRDLRDQRVITIDPEGAKDHDDAIAVAQEGQGIRVWVHIADVSRYVVPGGAIDREAERRGCSVYLPGTVDPMLPEVLSNDVCSLRPGEDRNAFTAHMLVMPDGSVTGEGFHRSLIRSDRRLTYPEVDAFLGGTAALGDALMEADVRLAMELARRLRARRMRRGALDIVTSEPRFHFEGDRIASVEMETQTESHSLIEECMIAANEAVARFLIAKHVPALYRVHADPDQVAIEDLWERLEIVGIPVPPLAEGILTSEQRREAAGVAAHAVRLHVDRSGEGGASLPYMVLRALQKAVYRPDETSHSGLASPAYLHFTSPIRRYPDLVVHRALAHALGLGEPAPDAAMLPEVARDASDRERDATDLERRADRMCLAYLLAQSMQGDAWDRPRDGEVTGVGQSGLFITFDEAFDGFLPFRHMPDDHYMPDEFSAEAVGEDTGRRFRLGDAVRVRVHDIEPLRGRVTLDLADRPPRHR; encoded by the coding sequence GTGGCCCGGGGCCGCACGGGCGCGCAGTTCGTGGCCGAGATGGTGCCCGCCGGGCGCCGCATGGCCGCGCGTCCGGCCTTCGAGGCCGGGCCCGAGGTGCCGCTCATCAAGGCCAGGCGCGGTGACGCCCGCATGGGCGACCTGGTGACCGCCCGCATGAAGGGTGGCGGCTGCGAGGTGGTGGCGATCCACGGTCCGGCCACCCAGGCCGGCGCGGCCATTCGCGCGCTCATCGCGCATGAGGGCCTGGGGCGCGGATTCGGCCCGAAGGCGCGCGACGAGGCCCAGGCGGCCGCCCGCACGCGCGATGAGCCCGACGCCGACCGCCGCGATCTGCGTGATCAGCGGGTGATCACCATCGACCCCGAGGGCGCGAAGGACCACGACGACGCCATCGCGGTGGCCCAGGAGGGCCAGGGAATCCGCGTGTGGGTGCACATCGCCGACGTGAGCCGCTACGTGGTGCCCGGCGGGGCGATCGACCGCGAGGCCGAGCGGCGGGGCTGCTCTGTGTACCTGCCGGGAACGGTCGATCCGATGCTGCCCGAGGTGCTCTCCAACGATGTCTGCTCGCTGCGCCCCGGGGAGGACCGCAACGCGTTCACCGCCCACATGCTGGTGATGCCCGACGGCTCGGTGACGGGCGAGGGCTTCCACCGGTCGCTCATCCGGTCGGACCGACGCCTCACATACCCCGAGGTGGACGCCTTCCTGGGTGGCACCGCAGCCCTGGGCGACGCCCTCATGGAAGCCGACGTGCGCCTGGCCATGGAACTCGCCAGGCGCCTGCGCGCCCGCCGCATGCGCCGCGGGGCGCTGGACATCGTGACCAGCGAGCCCCGCTTCCACTTCGAGGGCGACCGCATCGCGTCGGTGGAGATGGAGACCCAGACCGAGTCCCACAGCCTCATCGAGGAGTGCATGATCGCGGCCAACGAGGCCGTGGCCAGGTTCCTCATCGCCAAGCACGTTCCCGCGCTGTACCGGGTGCACGCCGACCCCGACCAGGTGGCCATCGAGGACCTCTGGGAGCGGCTCGAGATCGTCGGCATCCCCGTGCCGCCCCTGGCCGAGGGAATACTCACGTCCGAGCAGCGCCGCGAGGCCGCGGGGGTGGCGGCCCATGCCGTGCGTCTGCACGTGGACCGCAGCGGCGAGGGCGGCGCCAGCCTGCCCTACATGGTGCTGCGCGCGCTGCAGAAGGCCGTGTACCGCCCCGATGAGACCTCGCACTCGGGGCTGGCCAGCCCGGCGTACCTGCACTTCACCTCGCCCATCCGGCGCTACCCCGACCTGGTGGTGCACCGCGCGCTGGCGCACGCGCTGGGCCTTGGGGAGCCCGCGCCCGACGCCGCCATGCTGCCCGAGGTGGCGCGCGACGCATCGGACCGCGAGCGCGATGCCACCGACCTCGAGCGCCGCGCCGACCGCATGTGCCTGGCCTACCTGCTGGCGCAGTCGATGCAGGGCGACGCCTGGGATCGCCCGCGCGACGGCGAGGTGACCGGCGTGGGCCAGTCCGGGCTGTTCATCACCTTCGATGAGGCGTTCGACGGCTTCCTGCCCTTCCGCCACATGCCCGACGACCACTACATGCCCGATGAGTTCTCGGCCGAGGCGGTGGGGGAGGACACCGGCAGGCGCTTCCGCCTGGGCGATGCGGTGCGCGTGCGCGTGCACGACATCGAGCCGCTTCGGGGGCGCGTCACCCTCGACCTGGCCGATCGCCCACCCCGGCACCGCTAA
- a CDS encoding S41 family peptidase, translated as MPRTPRSRRLLVAAGVAAVLIAVFVLGALVGGPVRATIQPSSVSLPDQVANAVADRYEGKVDRAALERAGAKAIAAEVGDRWTTYFTPKEWAELQRATEGRYSGIGIRVRGTDDALEVREVFPGSPAEKAGLTPGDAIVAVAGVPVSRRGPVKSRAAILGKDGTAVALRLRSPTGAQRTVRVTRGDVIVPLVQARMLTAPSGATVGYIELDRFEKGAGERVRDAAQRLLDDGAKALVLDLRGDPGGLLDESVAVAGAFLKPGTVVVSTTGRASPKREFRAEGDPIPADVPVAVIVDRGSASASEIVAGALKDTGRAVIVGERTFGKSKVQVTQETSDGGAVRVTIAGYRTPKGLDIGEGGVKPDVTATDTADTEADEALDAALARLAPQGG; from the coding sequence GTGCCGCGCACGCCCCGATCCCGACGCCTGCTGGTCGCCGCTGGCGTGGCCGCGGTGCTCATCGCCGTGTTCGTGCTTGGCGCCCTGGTGGGCGGGCCGGTGCGCGCCACCATCCAGCCCTCCAGCGTCTCGCTGCCCGACCAGGTGGCAAACGCCGTTGCCGATCGCTACGAGGGCAAGGTCGACCGTGCTGCCCTCGAGCGCGCCGGTGCCAAGGCCATCGCCGCCGAGGTGGGCGACCGCTGGACCACCTACTTCACGCCGAAGGAGTGGGCCGAGCTGCAGCGGGCAACCGAGGGGCGCTACTCAGGCATAGGAATTCGCGTTCGCGGCACCGACGACGCCCTCGAGGTGCGTGAGGTGTTCCCGGGGAGTCCCGCCGAGAAGGCGGGCCTCACGCCCGGGGACGCCATCGTCGCCGTGGCAGGCGTGCCGGTGTCGCGCCGCGGCCCGGTGAAGAGCCGCGCCGCGATACTCGGCAAGGACGGCACGGCCGTGGCCTTGCGCCTGAGGTCGCCCACCGGGGCGCAGCGCACGGTGCGCGTCACCCGCGGCGATGTGATCGTGCCGCTCGTGCAGGCCCGCATGCTCACCGCGCCGAGCGGTGCGACGGTGGGCTACATCGAGCTCGATCGGTTCGAGAAGGGCGCGGGGGAGAGGGTGCGCGACGCGGCCCAGCGCCTGCTCGACGACGGAGCAAAGGCCCTCGTCCTCGACCTGCGCGGAGACCCGGGCGGGCTGCTGGATGAGTCGGTGGCCGTGGCCGGGGCATTCCTGAAGCCGGGCACCGTGGTGGTGAGCACCACCGGCCGCGCGTCGCCCAAGCGCGAGTTCCGCGCCGAGGGCGATCCCATTCCCGCCGACGTGCCGGTGGCCGTCATCGTGGACCGCGGCTCGGCCAGCGCATCGGAGATCGTGGCCGGGGCCCTCAAGGACACCGGCCGCGCGGTGATCGTGGGCGAGCGCACCTTCGGCAAGTCGAAGGTGCAGGTGACCCAGGAGACCAGCGACGGCGGCGCCGTGCGCGTGACCATCGCGGGCTACCGCACGCCCAAGGGCCTCGACATCGGGGAGGGCGGGGTGAAGCCCGACGTCACGGCCACCGACACGGCCGACACCGAGGCCGACGAGGCACTCGACGCCGCCCTGGCCCGACTCGCCCCGCAGGGCGGCTAG
- a CDS encoding ABC transporter permease has translation MRLGMFFREALRSIRANAAISVAATVTALIAVFILGAFIPSFMYVRSAVDAQTAKVDVDVYIADTATVPQVNALREKLDGLRTDGTVAAVTYVSKDDALRIMKERLRDPSVLDELPSNPLPAKFNVKPTEAENADVIVAAVKDDPALDPTEGIVYPETTADRLLTAAKFVQWAGFILIGILLLAAVLLIGNTIRLSIFARRREVEVMRLVGATNWFIRWPFMIEGVICGLVGAVVAVAMLWGIKVGVVDAWAAGADSALTKTGSAAGTIAFPLLTLVLVGAGALLGAVGSGITLRRFLKV, from the coding sequence ATGAGGCTCGGAATGTTCTTCCGTGAGGCGCTTCGCAGCATCCGCGCGAACGCCGCCATCTCGGTGGCCGCCACGGTCACGGCGCTCATCGCCGTGTTCATCCTGGGCGCGTTCATCCCGTCGTTCATGTACGTGCGCTCGGCCGTGGACGCCCAGACGGCCAAGGTCGACGTGGATGTTTACATCGCCGACACCGCCACCGTGCCGCAGGTCAACGCCCTGCGCGAGAAGCTCGACGGCCTGCGCACCGATGGCACTGTGGCCGCGGTCACCTACGTGTCGAAGGACGACGCCCTGCGCATCATGAAGGAGCGCCTGCGCGACCCGTCCGTGCTCGATGAGCTGCCTAGCAACCCGCTGCCCGCGAAGTTCAATGTCAAGCCCACCGAGGCCGAGAACGCCGACGTGATCGTGGCCGCGGTGAAGGACGACCCCGCGCTCGACCCCACCGAGGGCATCGTGTACCCCGAGACCACCGCCGACAGGCTGCTCACCGCGGCCAAGTTCGTGCAGTGGGCGGGCTTCATCCTCATCGGCATCCTGCTCCTGGCGGCGGTGCTGCTGATCGGCAACACCATCAGGCTGTCCATCTTCGCCCGACGGCGCGAGGTGGAGGTCATGCGCCTGGTGGGCGCCACCAACTGGTTCATCCGCTGGCCGTTCATGATCGAGGGCGTGATCTGCGGCCTCGTCGGAGCCGTCGTGGCGGTCGCCATGCTTTGGGGCATCAAGGTGGGCGTGGTGGACGCCTGGGCCGCAGGAGCCGACAGCGCGCTCACCAAGACCGGGTCGGCCGCGGGCACCATCGCATTCCCGCTGCTCACGCTCGTGCTGGTGGGGGCCGGCGCCCTGCTGGGCGCCGTGGGCAGCGGAATCACGCTGCGCCGCTTCCTCAAGGTGTGA
- the ftsE gene encoding cell division ATP-binding protein FtsE yields the protein MVEFRGVTKTYGGGARGLDGVSLRIGTGEFVFLVGPSGSGKSTFIRLIIRELRATTGEVIVGGRDLSTLRRGKVPYLRRAIGCVFQDFRLLPDRTAAENVAYALQVTGHSQKDVRRRVPEILALVGLDGKFDRLPRELSGGEQQRVSIARALVNHPRLLIADEPTGNLDPETSLGIMDLLLRINRTGATVLVATHDQHTVDLMQMRVIALDEGRVVRDEESAGYHDETGEALA from the coding sequence ATGGTGGAGTTCCGCGGGGTGACCAAGACCTACGGCGGCGGCGCCCGCGGCCTCGATGGCGTATCGCTGCGCATCGGCACTGGCGAGTTCGTGTTCCTCGTCGGGCCGTCGGGCTCGGGCAAGTCCACCTTCATCCGCCTCATCATCCGCGAGCTTCGCGCCACCACGGGCGAGGTCATCGTGGGCGGCCGCGACCTCTCCACCCTGCGCCGCGGCAAGGTGCCGTACCTGCGCCGCGCCATCGGGTGCGTGTTCCAGGACTTCCGCCTGCTGCCCGACCGCACCGCGGCCGAGAACGTGGCCTACGCCCTGCAGGTGACCGGCCACAGCCAGAAGGACGTGCGCCGCCGCGTGCCGGAGATCCTCGCGCTGGTGGGCCTGGACGGGAAGTTCGACCGCCTGCCGCGTGAGCTGTCGGGCGGCGAGCAGCAGCGCGTGTCCATCGCGCGCGCGCTCGTGAACCATCCGCGCCTGCTGATCGCCGACGAGCCCACGGGAAACCTCGACCCTGAGACCTCGCTGGGCATCATGGACCTGCTGCTGCGCATCAACCGCACCGGCGCCACCGTGCTCGTGGCCACCCACGACCAGCACACGGTCGACCTCATGCAGATGCGCGTTATCGCCCTCGACGAGGGCCGCGTGGTGCGTGACGAGGAGTCCGCCGGCTACCACGATGAGACCGGGGAGGCCCTGGCATGA
- a CDS encoding flavodoxin yields the protein MRALVVVGSRHGGTMEMGEWVAEGLRAGGVDADLRDAEDAPGPEGYDLAVVGGAVYAARWVENVREWTRAHSGALTAMPCWIFSSGPVSGPPFPTDEESVQYGRLLEWTDAREHRCFPGRIDTPNLRPRERAMCITLRVKECDYRPKDDITAWAQGIAGECAGP from the coding sequence GTGCGGGCACTGGTAGTGGTGGGCTCGCGCCACGGCGGCACCATGGAGATGGGCGAGTGGGTGGCCGAGGGCCTGCGCGCGGGCGGCGTGGACGCCGACCTGCGCGACGCTGAGGATGCCCCCGGCCCTGAGGGCTATGACCTGGCGGTCGTGGGGGGTGCCGTGTACGCCGCCCGGTGGGTGGAGAACGTGCGCGAGTGGACCCGCGCCCACTCGGGCGCCCTCACGGCGATGCCCTGCTGGATCTTCTCGAGCGGCCCGGTGAGCGGCCCGCCGTTCCCCACCGACGAGGAGTCGGTGCAGTACGGCCGGCTGCTCGAGTGGACCGACGCCCGCGAGCACCGGTGCTTCCCGGGCCGCATCGACACCCCCAACCTGCGCCCCCGCGAGCGCGCCATGTGCATCACGCTGCGCGTGAAGGAGTGCGACTACCGCCCGAAGGACGACATCACCGCATGGGCGCAGGGAATCGCCGGGGAATGCGCGGGGCCGTGA
- a CDS encoding peptide chain release factor 2, protein MRRTASGATTRAHAGRARSTRSAAAPRRPGALVSTDPDTLAQQAGRLAERVQLLGDYLDPVAIEARVVELEQLMGEGDFWDDQERAAKVSAEHARQAQRLAEYRSLSEDVSDLGELAAMAREEERAGSLTEEFTQEITDGLARAEERLFVLEESRLFGGDHDAGDAVVTIQSGEGGTDAQDWAEMLLRMYLRWAEDRGFTATVQDRQDGQEAGIKSATFTLEGSNAYGLMSAERGVHRLVRLSPFDSANRRQTSFAAVQVAPLVTDEAGVEIDDKDIRVDTYRASGAGGQHVNKTDSAVRITHLPTGVVVQCQNERSQTQNRATAMNMLRSRLVELELQRREEEAARERGESMTIGFGSQIRSYVIHPYSMVKDLRTGHETGNTQAVFDGALDPFMRAELERRAKGLAVVGEE, encoded by the coding sequence ATGAGAAGGACCGCATCGGGCGCAACGACCCGTGCCCATGCGGGTCGGGCAAGAAGTACAAGAAGTGCTGCGGCGCCGCGTAGGCCCGGGGCGCTCGTGAGCACCGATCCCGACACACTGGCCCAGCAGGCGGGCCGCCTTGCCGAGCGCGTGCAGCTGCTGGGCGACTACCTCGACCCGGTGGCCATCGAGGCGCGCGTGGTCGAGCTCGAGCAGCTCATGGGCGAGGGCGACTTCTGGGACGACCAGGAGCGTGCTGCGAAGGTGTCGGCCGAGCACGCGCGGCAGGCGCAGCGCCTGGCTGAGTACCGGTCGCTCTCGGAGGATGTCTCCGACCTGGGCGAGCTCGCGGCCATGGCCCGCGAGGAGGAGCGCGCGGGGTCGCTCACCGAGGAGTTCACCCAGGAGATCACCGACGGCCTCGCCCGGGCCGAGGAGCGCCTGTTCGTGCTGGAGGAGTCGCGCCTGTTCGGCGGGGACCACGACGCCGGTGATGCGGTGGTCACCATCCAGTCGGGCGAGGGCGGCACCGATGCGCAGGACTGGGCCGAGATGCTGCTGCGCATGTACCTGCGCTGGGCCGAGGACCGGGGCTTCACCGCCACGGTGCAGGACCGCCAGGACGGCCAGGAGGCCGGCATCAAGAGCGCCACCTTCACGCTCGAGGGCAGCAATGCCTACGGGCTCATGAGCGCCGAGCGCGGGGTGCACCGCCTGGTGCGCCTGTCGCCGTTCGACTCCGCCAACCGCCGCCAGACCTCGTTCGCCGCCGTGCAGGTGGCCCCGCTGGTCACCGACGAGGCCGGCGTGGAGATCGACGACAAGGACATCCGCGTGGACACCTACCGCGCGAGCGGCGCGGGCGGGCAGCACGTGAACAAGACCGACTCGGCCGTGCGCATCACGCACCTGCCCACCGGCGTGGTGGTCCAGTGCCAGAACGAGCGATCGCAGACCCAGAACCGCGCCACGGCGATGAACATGCTGCGCTCGCGCCTGGTGGAGCTCGAGCTGCAGCGCCGCGAGGAGGAGGCCGCCCGCGAGCGCGGCGAGAGCATGACCATCGGGTTCGGCAGCCAGATCCGCTCGTACGTGATCCACCCCTACTCGATGGTGAAGGACCTGCGCACGGGCCACGAGACCGGTAACACCCAGGCGGTGTTCGACGGCGCGCTCGACCCCTTCATGCGCGCCGAGCTCGAGCGCCGGGCCAAAGGCCTGGCCGTGGTGGGGGAGGAGTAA